The Prevotella herbatica genome contains the following window.
CATCCCTATCACTAAGGGACCGTTCAAACCCAACTGGAAATCTATAGAAGCTAACTACCCTGGCACTCCACAATGGCTTAGAGATGCTAAGTTTGGTATATGGGTACACTTTGGTCCTCAGGCTGCCGGAGAAAGCGGTGACTGGTATGCGCGTAATCTATACAAGCAAGGACACTTAGCTTACAATAATCATCTTAAGCGCTATGGACATCCATCAGAAGTAGGTTATAAAGAAGTGCTACACAATTGGAATCCCGATAAGCTCAATCCTGAATATCTCACAAAGCTATACCAGAAGTCAGGTGCCCGCTTTCTCATGATACAAGGTGTGCATCACGACAACTATGATCTTTGGAATTCAAAGTTCCATCCATGGAACTCTATGAGCGTGGGGCCCAAACGTGACCTTCTGCGCGAATGGGTCAACGCCTGCAAGAAATACAAAATGCACTACGGCGTAACATTCCACCACGAGTACACTTGGTGGTGGTGGCAAACTGCTTTTGGCTGTGACGCTACAGGCGATAAAGCTGGCATTCCCTATGATGGTCATCTCACTCTAAAAGATGGAAAAGGTAAATGGTGGGAAGGTCTTGATCCACGCCGTCTATATGGTATAGACCTGCGTGAGTATGAAGATGTAGATGCTATGGCACATACAGGATGGTCACCTCCAAAAGCAGGCATATTCTCTCGTCACCTCGACTATTGCAAGTGGTATGCCACTGAGTGGGCACTTCGCATGATGGACGTTACAGAAAACTACGACCCTGATTTCATTTATACCGACGGAACAGCAGAAGGACCATTTACTGGTACGGGCACCGGCACCGGATATAAGTGCAATGCCATGCAGACTGTGATAGCCGATTATTACAACCGCCAGCTATTAAGAAAAGGTAAAGTAGATGCATTCAGCATTGTCAAGTTCCGCCACCCTACCAATGGCACTGTAAACACAGCTGAGTTCGATTTCCCAGACACGATCAATACATCTCAGGCATGGATTCGTGAGGCACCTGTTGGTGACTGGTTTTATGCTCCTAACTTCACCTACGATTCTGGCAGTATGATACGCTTTATAATTGAGGCTATAGCTCGTGATGGCAACGTAGCCCTCAATATTCCGCTACGTCCTGATGGCAGCATTGAGGATGCTTGCGTCACAATGCTTCAAGAGGTTGGCAACTGGATGAACATCAATGGCGAATCGGTGTATGGAAGCAAAGCATGGAAGACTTTGGGCGAAGGTGAAATAATAAATGGAAAATTGAAGAAACTTCCTGGTGGAGCTTTGGGCAAGAAGCATGCACTATTCAAGTTCAATGCTCAGGATATCCGTTTCACAGAAGGCAAGAATGGTTATTTGTATGCCTTCTGCATGAATGTTCCTGATGCTGGTCAAAAGGTTCTTGTCCATGCATTAAGTACTGACAAAGCATTGGTAAACCATCATATCAAGAAGGTTACTCTGCTTGGATACAAAGGAAAACTGTCATGGAAACAGACTGCAGAGGGACTTGGAGTTACTTATCCTAAGGATGCCAAGCTCAAAACAGCAGTTGTATTCAGAATAGAATAATTTACTATAGGCAATTCATCATTGATAATATTTTAATGCAATTGCATTATATTATCAATGATGAGTGCTATAAACATAATCAAATAATTCGAGTAAGCTTTCTATACTCTCACTTGCAAGATTTTTAAATACTTTGAATATCTAGCTGCGCTCGACATAGTTCAAGCAAACTTGGATATGCTCTTACTTGCAAGTTTTTTTTCGCAAAAAGGTTCGTTATTATTTCAAATATATATAAACATTAAAGTGTATATTAGCCTTAATTTTAAAGCTAAGAGAACACCTATTATAATATTAAAATTGAATTTATAACGGATAAACATAAAACAGCTATACCCTATTTTTGCTATTTTATTGTTTTTTCACGCATAAACTTTCAATTTGATACAATTATTAGTTAAAAGATGCAATATCAAAATAAAAAGCAACACCACACATTACAATATGACACTTTTAGCAAATATATAGAAACAAAAAGATATTAAAACAAAGAATAAACTTACATATTGCGTATCTTTGTACCGTTAATGTAATCAATATGATTTAATTTAACGGTGTTTTCATACAATTTGTTGCCAGAGTGACAGTTTATAAATGCAGATAAATATTATACAATAACAAATATACATCATATTTTAATCATTTAATTGTAATTAGTTATGAAAAAGATTGAAGCAATTATTAGAACTTCAAAGTTTGAAGAAGTTAAAGACGCTCTACGTCAGGTGGGCATTGATTTCTTTTCGTATTCAGATGTTACAGGAGTTGGAAACGAAATTAGGAAAGGAGAACTGTCATATCGTGGTACCGTATATGATACAAGCTACATACCACGGCAGTTGCTAACGATAGTTGTGCGGGATATAAATGCGAAGAAGACTGTCGACGCTATTTTAAAAACAGCAAGAACAGGTGTTATTGGCGATGGAAAGATATTTGTATCTTCAATTGAAGAGTCATATCGCATAAGGACAGGTGAAGAGGGAGATGATTCATTGTATAATAAATAAATATAATTGTTATGAGAAAATTTGTATTAATATTACTGATGGTGATAACTGTTTCAGTAGCTAACTTTGCCTATGCTGGCACTACAAGGCTCCCAGATCCATCTGGAACTGCAACAGGAAATGTAAATGATATAACTGCTGTGACCCAAGGAAAGCCTACACAGAGCGAGGTCGAAGATCAAGTAGGTCACAACAAGGTGGCAATAAATATGGTATGGGTATTGGTTACAGGATTCCTTGTTATGTTTATGCAGGCAGGTTTCGCACTTGTTGAAACCGGACTTACTAGAGCCAAAAATGCTAATCATACCATGGCAATGAACTTTATGGTTTATGCATTAGGTATGATAGGATTCTTTATAAGTGGATTTGCTATTATGTTTGGAGGAATTGGTAGTCTTGGCACCTTAGGTGGATTTGGTGGATTATCTCATGAATTTGCCATTAACCTCTTTGGGCATACCTTTGGACTATTCGGTACGACAGGTTTTTTCCTTAGTGGTGGTACTTATGATGTTGCTGTCTTTGCCCTTTTCTTGTTTGAGATGGTGTTTATGGATACAACAGCAACAATCCCTACAGGATCAATGGCTGAACGTTGGAAATTCTCGTCTTTTGCAATATATGGAATTATAGTTGGAGGTCTTATTTATCCTATATTCGGAAACTGGGTATGGGGCGGAGGCTGGCTCTCACAACTTGGAAGCATGTTTGGACTTGGACATGGAGTTGTAGACTTTGCTGGTTCTGCTGTGGTCCACATGACTGGTGGTGTCTTAGCGCTAGTTGGAGCTATCATGATAGGCCCTAGAGTTGGAAAATACAACAAAAACGGAACGCCAAACGCTATTCCTGGTCATAATATACCATTAGCCATTGTTGGTTGTTTTATATTAGCTTTCGGATGGTTTGGATTCAACTCAGGTTCATCTCTTGCAGGTGGCGATTTAAGAATCAGTGTTGTTGCTGTTAATACAATGATTGCATCTGCAACAGGAGCTTTTGCTTCAATGGCATATATGTGGTGGTTTAAGACAAAGAAGCCAGACCCAACAATGATGATGAACGGTATGCTAGCAGGTCTTGTAGCTATCACTGCTCCATGTGCTTTTGTCAATGTATTGATTGCAGCTCTTATCGGTCTCGTTGCCGGAGTTTTGGTAATCGAAGCCTCTTTCTTCTTTGAACGTAAACTGAAGATTGACGATCCTGTGGGAGCTATTTCTGTACACGGCGTGAATGGAGCTTGGGGAGTATTATCATTAGGTCTATTTGCTGATGGTTCATACGGCAATGGTTGGAATGGTGTAAAAGGCACCGTAACAGGACTTTTTTATGGAGATGCAAGCCAATTCTTTGCACAGCTCATCGGTGTAATCACTAATATTATTTATGTTGCAGCCATAGGTTGGGTTGTATTCAAGATTATCGGATTCTTCACTCATGGACTGCGAGTTAACGTTGATGCAGAACTTGAAGGACTTGACGTTCCAGAAATGGGTATCGAAGGCTATTCTGGTGTAAAAATGGATAAAAATTCAGAGACACCTCTTGCCAGATAATATGATGTATATTGATGTGTCATGAATCAGCATTGTGCTTAACAAAGCGATATCTGGCACATCAATGCTTATACGCACTCATCATTGATAATCTTTCTAATGCAATTGCATTACATTATCAATGATGAGTGCTATAAATATAACCAGATAGGTATTATTGGTTTCTCTGTATAAATTGCAATAATCCTTGTCTTTACTTATCTTCGTTATTTTTTCAAATAAATACCTTTGATATAGGGTGCAAATTAATCCTATTGTAAATACAATTATATATATATCTTCTCTCATAATTTTATTTTTTTATTAGTTACGTTTTTCACATTCAAATCCCCTACTACGTATGCATCAGCATCTTGGGATGGCTATCTAAGTACTAAGTATTAGCAACAATTTTATCTAAACCGAAAATCTGTTGTTCACACCATAATCAGCATGTACATACGCACGAAATAATTTATTATGTTTCATTTTTAATGTTATTTTAGTTAAGTCTCTAGTTATTATTTGATATGTAAATTTATATATATAAATTCATTCATGCAACTTTCATCCTGCTTATTTAACTTATCTTAAACAACCAGGAATAAAGAATAATGCGTTAATATATTCATTTAGAGAAACTTGTTGCTAATTTTGCTGTATTGAAATATATAGCGAAGGGCCAAATTAATACTATCAATAAAGGATATAACCGAACACTCAATTGTTAAAGATAATTATAAAAGCATGCTCTTATACGTTTATCCTTTGATTTTTTATTTATTATCCATACATTTGCCGTCGAATACATACATTAACTTTTTATTATTTAAAGACTATGACCCGAAAAAACAACTCTGTTATACGGTTAGTAATTTTTACATTTATCCCTTTGCTATGTGGTTGTTTCTCATCTGAAGATGATTCAGATAACACGACAATCTGTTTAAAGACAGATCAAGACTCTGTTACTGTGGAAACATTATCATCTGGTGTATCAATAACAAAATCTAAAGATATTTGTTACTATGAGGGTGACATTGTGCTTACACTGGAGCAATTAATCTACTTAGCTGGTTATAGCGAATTGTATCAACCTGGTACACAAGCAACTAAAGCTACAAATTTGGTACCAATTACAAATCTTCCTAAAGATAAGAGTGCCTTAGCGCAATATGCAGCATATACCCCCAGAAATTACAATCTGTGGGCTATGGCTCGCTTCACGTATGATAACAACCTATCATCATCACAACGTGACATAATTAAAAAGGCGCTTCTTAATATTCAATCTAAGACCAATGTCCGCTTTTATAACGCAACAGGTCTTCCTACGCGTGATAACACCTATAATATCGATTATCCATATATTAATTTCAGATATTGTGGACCTCAGGATAGATGTAGTTCAAAAGTAGGCAAAACAGGCGAAAAGCAAGATATAAATCTCGCAGACTTTGCTTTCTCGAAACCTGGAGTTGTAGAACATGAAATATGCCATGCGTTAGGTTTACTGCATGAGCAATGCCGCCCAGACAGAGATGATTATGTTACCATCAATACATCTAATCTTACCACCATAGGTAAGGCTAACTTTCAAAAGAGAGCAAGTAATTATAGCGTGAAAGGTCCTTACGACTTTAATTCCATAATGGGAAACAGTTCTTATACTAGTTCTGCTAATGTTGTGATAGATGCATTAAAACCTATTTATACTAAGCAAGATGGTTCTGTGATAAATCAAGGAATTGACTTATCAGATGGTGATTGCGCATGGCTCAATTACTATTATCTTCCTTATGTAGCACGTTCTGATGACTATGTAGAATTGGATAGCGTTGTGTATGATGGAAATAACAAACGCCTAACTGAAGAGCAAAGACTACAGTTACAATCACAATTAAATAACGGAAATCCAACACCGCCATCTAGTGGTAGAATAAGCAATAATTTTTAAATTAAATGGGATTGA
Protein-coding sequences here:
- a CDS encoding alpha-L-fucosidase; this encodes MNKKTLIALGALMLTATASAQHYKTDKNGLILEKSMLPEMPTIPAPKEIGSVKMGDSKTFKEVQLDIPITKGPFKPNWKSIEANYPGTPQWLRDAKFGIWVHFGPQAAGESGDWYARNLYKQGHLAYNNHLKRYGHPSEVGYKEVLHNWNPDKLNPEYLTKLYQKSGARFLMIQGVHHDNYDLWNSKFHPWNSMSVGPKRDLLREWVNACKKYKMHYGVTFHHEYTWWWWQTAFGCDATGDKAGIPYDGHLTLKDGKGKWWEGLDPRRLYGIDLREYEDVDAMAHTGWSPPKAGIFSRHLDYCKWYATEWALRMMDVTENYDPDFIYTDGTAEGPFTGTGTGTGYKCNAMQTVIADYYNRQLLRKGKVDAFSIVKFRHPTNGTVNTAEFDFPDTINTSQAWIREAPVGDWFYAPNFTYDSGSMIRFIIEAIARDGNVALNIPLRPDGSIEDACVTMLQEVGNWMNINGESVYGSKAWKTLGEGEIINGKLKKLPGGALGKKHALFKFNAQDIRFTEGKNGYLYAFCMNVPDAGQKVLVHALSTDKALVNHHIKKVTLLGYKGKLSWKQTAEGLGVTYPKDAKLKTAVVFRIE
- a CDS encoding P-II family nitrogen regulator, translating into MKKIEAIIRTSKFEEVKDALRQVGIDFFSYSDVTGVGNEIRKGELSYRGTVYDTSYIPRQLLTIVVRDINAKKTVDAILKTARTGVIGDGKIFVSSIEESYRIRTGEEGDDSLYNK
- a CDS encoding ammonium transporter gives rise to the protein MRKFVLILLMVITVSVANFAYAGTTRLPDPSGTATGNVNDITAVTQGKPTQSEVEDQVGHNKVAINMVWVLVTGFLVMFMQAGFALVETGLTRAKNANHTMAMNFMVYALGMIGFFISGFAIMFGGIGSLGTLGGFGGLSHEFAINLFGHTFGLFGTTGFFLSGGTYDVAVFALFLFEMVFMDTTATIPTGSMAERWKFSSFAIYGIIVGGLIYPIFGNWVWGGGWLSQLGSMFGLGHGVVDFAGSAVVHMTGGVLALVGAIMIGPRVGKYNKNGTPNAIPGHNIPLAIVGCFILAFGWFGFNSGSSLAGGDLRISVVAVNTMIASATGAFASMAYMWWFKTKKPDPTMMMNGMLAGLVAITAPCAFVNVLIAALIGLVAGVLVIEASFFFERKLKIDDPVGAISVHGVNGAWGVLSLGLFADGSYGNGWNGVKGTVTGLFYGDASQFFAQLIGVITNIIYVAAIGWVVFKIIGFFTHGLRVNVDAELEGLDVPEMGIEGYSGVKMDKNSETPLAR
- a CDS encoding M12 family metallopeptidase; its protein translation is MTRKNNSVIRLVIFTFIPLLCGCFSSEDDSDNTTICLKTDQDSVTVETLSSGVSITKSKDICYYEGDIVLTLEQLIYLAGYSELYQPGTQATKATNLVPITNLPKDKSALAQYAAYTPRNYNLWAMARFTYDNNLSSSQRDIIKKALLNIQSKTNVRFYNATGLPTRDNTYNIDYPYINFRYCGPQDRCSSKVGKTGEKQDINLADFAFSKPGVVEHEICHALGLLHEQCRPDRDDYVTINTSNLTTIGKANFQKRASNYSVKGPYDFNSIMGNSSYTSSANVVIDALKPIYTKQDGSVINQGIDLSDGDCAWLNYYYLPYVARSDDYVELDSVVYDGNNKRLTEEQRLQLQSQLNNGNPTPPSSGRISNNF